From the Quercus lobata isolate SW786 chromosome 6, ValleyOak3.0 Primary Assembly, whole genome shotgun sequence genome, one window contains:
- the LOC115950394 gene encoding uncharacterized protein LOC115950394, translating to MLQASNTKNHPKMNGKVGHVKDQWFSLKESGRRRLELSSEGVNSGIVGMAGNFGIGKDGIWVLGNCGNVATSFCIISETQSAFIANRMITDNVLIAFESLHHMTTSCLGKKSFMALKLDMSKAYDRVEWTFLEKIMTKMGFIASWISLIMECVITVSYSILVNGEPKGMIHPSRGIRQGDPLSPFLFLFCAEGLNAVLEQAATAGEIHGFSICRCGPKLTHLFFADDCLLFCRSTLEECEIIKELLAAYEVASGQMINKDKTTLFFSHNTDDSARVAIQQALGVPAIHHFEKYLGLPSFVGRNKKACFTNIKERIWKRMQGWKEKLLSQAGKEIMIKAVIQLILAYSMHVFKLPRCLCKDIEAMIRKFWWGQGDARKIHWVKWSTLCTSKLVGGMRFRDLQLFNNALLAKQVWRLFHHKDSLAYRVFQAKFFLGGTIFDAAIPSRCSYAWRCILQARDVILKGAVWRIGDGRSTNIWEQRWVPNLSTSKVVSPRSNSHVTWVSELFLPNSKSWNVELLNNIFYPWEAEQISRIHVSPYCQTDTYVWPLTSNGDYSVRSAYKMLVLEVTTSVQASSSTDNSAKETNLHALWLCDHAKSVWKSEVGFSEYYKKHYRSFMDLFEAELVLEFFEIHEPQPPPILSVLVRWCPPQAGFFKANFDAAVFDGSGSAGIRVAIRDHSGQIIAALSQKIKLPHSVDLAEALACSRAVLFAQELSLF from the exons ATGCTTCAAGCTAGTAATACAAAGAACCATCCCAAGATGAATGGAAAAGTGGGGCATGTCAAGGACCAGTGGTTCTCATTGAAGGAAAGTGGGAGAAGAAGGTTGGAGTTGTCATCGGAGGGTGTCAACTCGGGAATTGTGGGGATGGCTGGGAATTTTGGAATTGGCAAAGATGGTATCTGGGTGCTtggcaattgtggcaatgtG GCAACATCATTTTGTATAATTTCGGAAACACAAAGTGCTTTCATTGCTAACAGGATGATTACAGATAATGTGTTGATAGCCTTTGAGTCCTTACACCACATGACAACAAGTTGCCTTGGGAAAAAGAGTTTTATGGCCCTTAAGCTCGACATGAGTAAAGCATACGATCGAGTGGAATGGACTTTTCTGGAGAAGATCATGACCAAAATGGGTTTCATAGCTTCCTGGATTTCGCTGATCATGGAATGTGTCATCACAGTCTCCTACTCCATCCTAGTGAATGGTGAGCCTAAGGGTATGATCCACCCATCGAGGGGTATCAGACAAGGGGATCCTCTTTCCCCcttcctatttcttttttgtgctGAGGGTCTAAATGCCGTTCTTGAACAAGCAGCAACTGCAGGGGAGATTCATGGATTTTCCATTTGTAGATGTGGTCCAAAGCTCACACATCTCTTCTTTGCAGACGACTGCTTATTATTTTGTAGATCCACTCTAGAAGAATGTGAGATAATTAAGGAGCTGCTGGCTGCTTATGAGGTGGCGTCGGGTCAAATGATCAATAAGGATAAAACCACCTTATTTTTTAGCCACAACACAGATGACTCAGCACGGGTTGCCATACAACAAGCCCTTGGAGTGCCAGCAATTCATCATTTTGAGAAGTACCTAGGACTTCCCTCCTTTGTTGGGAGGAATAAGAAAGCATGCTTCACAAACATCAAGGAACGTATTTGGAAACGAATGCAAGGCTGGAAAGAAAAACTCTTATCCCAAGCTGGCAAGGAGATAATGATCAAAGCAGTCATTCAATTGATACTGGCCTATTCTATGCATGTTTTCAAGCTCCCAAGATGTTTATGTAAGGATATTGAGGCCATGATtcgaaaattttggtgggggcaaggTGATGCTAGGAAAATCCATTGGGTGAAATGGAGTACCCTTTGCACTTCAAAATTAGTCGGAGGAATGAGGTTTAGAGACTTGCAATTGTTCAATAATGCCCTTCTGGCTAAGCAGGTTTGGAGACTGTTTCACCATAAGGATTCTTTAGCTTACAGGGTGTTTCAAGCTAAATTTTTTCTGGGTGGGACCATTTTTGATGCGGCCATTCCATCTAGATGCTCTTATGCTTGGCGTTGTATCCTCCAAGCCAGAGATGTCATTTTGAAAGGGGCTGTATGGCGGATTGGGGATGGAAGATCAACTAATATTTGGGAACAGAGGTGGGTGCCAAATCTGAGTACTAGCAAGGTTGTATCACCGAGAAGTAATTCGCATGTAACCTGGGTTAGTGAACTTTTTCTGCCAAACTCAAAATCTTGGAATGTGGAGCTGCTGAATAATATCTTTTATCCTTGGGAAGCTGAGCAAATTAGTAGGATTCATGTTAGCCCCTATTGCCAAACTGATACTTATGTCTGGCCTCTCACCTCCAATGGGGATTACTCTGTCAGAAGTGCTTATAAAATGCTGGTTTTAGAGGTTACGACAAGTGTTCAAGCCTCTTCCTCTACAGACAACTCGGCAAAG GAGACAAATCTGCATGCACTATGGCTATGTGATCATGCTAAATCAGTGTGGAAATCTGAGGTTGGTTTTTCTGAGTACTATAAGAAGCATTATAGAAGCTTTATGGATCTGTTTGAAGCG GAGCTGGTGCTGGAGTTTTTTGAGATCCATGAACCCCAGCCACCTCCTATACTATCGGTTCTGGTGCGGTGGTGCCCTCCGCAGGCTGGTTTCTTCAAAGCAAATTTTGATGCTGCAGTTTTTGATGGTTCTGGTTCAGCAGGTATTAGGGTGGCAATCCGTGATCATTCGGGACAGATTATTGCAGCACTCAGCCAGAAGATCAAACTGCCTCACTCGGTGGACCTTGCTGAAGCTTTGGCGTGCAGCCGTGCAGTCCTGTTTGCCCAAGAGTTAAGCCTCTTCTAG